Proteins found in one Helicobacter kayseriensis genomic segment:
- a CDS encoding radical SAM protein, translated as MQKIVFGPIFSRRFGLSLGVDLSPALKQCNFDCLYCELGRAKTSQKMQEIVSLEDVLYEIQQGLKQHPQIDVLSITANGEPTLYPFLLELSCALGELVGNQCKTLILSNGSRFGDQKVKEALKHFDIVKFSLDCVSEKCFKKLDRPHKNLFIDEVLLGIEEFAKEFDGELVAEVLVLKDINDSLEEMMKIAEFLRKIGVSRVDLGSVDRPPAYKVEGVDQSVLEQLCGAFNGLYVSIPQRKEVHSLPVKKLKHKEELLEILARRPIAENELPMLFSKESFVYIEELLHEERISIKTVANMKFFALKS; from the coding sequence ATGCAAAAGATTGTTTTTGGTCCAATTTTTTCTCGTCGATTTGGACTTTCTTTGGGGGTTGATTTATCTCCAGCTTTAAAACAGTGTAATTTCGATTGTTTGTATTGTGAGCTTGGAAGAGCAAAAACAAGTCAAAAAATGCAAGAAATTGTTTCGCTAGAAGATGTGCTTTATGAAATTCAACAGGGATTAAAGCAGCATCCCCAAATTGATGTATTGAGCATTACGGCAAATGGAGAGCCAACACTTTATCCTTTTTTACTCGAACTTTCTTGTGCGCTCGGAGAACTTGTAGGGAATCAATGCAAAACATTGATTTTGAGTAATGGTTCGCGTTTTGGAGACCAAAAAGTCAAAGAGGCATTAAAGCATTTTGATATTGTTAAATTTTCTCTTGATTGTGTGAGTGAAAAGTGTTTTAAGAAGTTGGATCGTCCGCACAAGAATCTTTTTATAGATGAAGTATTGCTGGGGATTGAAGAATTTGCAAAAGAATTTGATGGGGAATTGGTTGCTGAAGTTTTGGTCCTTAAGGATATTAATGATTCTCTAGAAGAGATGATGAAAATTGCAGAGTTTTTGAGAAAGATTGGTGTTTCAAGGGTAGATTTAGGAAGCGTTGATCGTCCACCTGCTTATAAGGTCGAAGGTGTTGATCAAAGTGTTTTGGAACAATTGTGTGGGGCTTTTAATGGGTTATATGTCAGTATCCCTCAAAGAAAGGAAGTGCATTCTCTTCCTGTAAAAAAACTTAAACATAAAGAAGAGCTATTAGAAATCTTAGCAAGACGCCCTATAGCCGAAAATGAATTGCCAATGCTTTTTTCTAAGGAGAGTTTTGTATATATTGAGGAATTGTTACATGAGGAAAGAATTTCTATTAAAACAGTTGCAAATATGAAATTTTTTGCTCTAAAGTCTTGA
- a CDS encoding YqhA family protein, with the protein MKFFHSIFARILWNSRLFIIFAVVLSMVGSILLFLVASIDIVKAVGATYQYYVGELGGDIDIHNILLNAIIMAIDLYLIAVVLLIFAFGLYELFIAKIEIKDEHSSKVLEIHTLDQLKDKLAKVIVMALIVAFFSKVLNMGMKDSLDMLYFAISILGLSLGLYFLHKDSKH; encoded by the coding sequence ATGAAATTTTTTCATTCTATTTTTGCTCGTATCTTGTGGAACTCTCGGTTGTTTATCATTTTTGCTGTTGTTTTATCAATGGTGGGATCTATTTTACTTTTCTTGGTTGCAAGTATTGATATTGTGAAGGCTGTCGGAGCAACTTATCAATATTATGTGGGGGAATTGGGCGGAGATATAGATATTCACAATATTCTTTTAAATGCCATTATTATGGCTATTGATTTGTATTTGATTGCCGTTGTGTTGCTTATTTTTGCTTTTGGGTTGTATGAACTATTTATTGCAAAAATTGAGATAAAAGATGAGCATAGCTCAAAAGTTCTTGAGATACATACTCTTGATCAGCTAAAAGATAAGCTTGCAAAAGTGATTGTGATGGCCTTAATTGTGGCTTTTTTCTCAAAAGTCCTTAATATGGGAATGAAAGATTCTTTAGATATGTTGTATTTTGCAATTTCAATTCTAGGTCTTTCTCTTGGACTTTATTTTCTGCATAAGGATTCAAAGCATTAA
- a CDS encoding polyprenyl synthetase family protein, giving the protein MITSKLDTILLDFESFLQSHTPQAQSFHPHFQEAVWEMMKNGGKRFRPALIFCVVDAFSPEHISKAFFPALAMEAIHTFSLIHDDLPSIDNASLRRGHPTLHTKYNEVTAILSGDFLNSYAFDLITQSPLEPTTQISLISTLALGTCQMIIGEALDCYFEDQLLNLNQLQNIHTLKTAKLIASSLKMGGIIANLSKQKLGSLWDLGILLGIFFQIRDDLIDTTSSQEKAGKPIGQDIHKNNYVNLLGIQGAKDELAVYLEHIHRCIQCIQHTQFQINLNTLLEEYLQW; this is encoded by the coding sequence ATGATTACATCAAAGCTCGATACAATCCTTTTGGATTTTGAATCCTTTCTCCAATCTCACACTCCTCAAGCTCAAAGTTTTCATCCACATTTTCAAGAGGCGGTTTGGGAAATGATGAAAAATGGCGGAAAGAGATTCCGTCCTGCCCTTATATTTTGTGTCGTAGATGCTTTCTCTCCAGAACATATCTCTAAAGCTTTTTTTCCAGCACTTGCAATGGAGGCCATCCATACATTTTCTCTTATTCACGATGACCTACCCAGCATCGATAATGCATCACTACGAAGAGGACACCCCACCCTTCATACAAAATACAATGAAGTCACAGCAATTTTAAGTGGAGATTTTCTCAATAGCTATGCATTTGATCTGATTACACAATCTCCACTAGAGCCCACGACCCAAATTTCACTCATCTCTACCCTTGCTTTGGGTACATGTCAAATGATTATTGGAGAGGCATTAGATTGCTATTTTGAAGATCAACTTCTTAATCTCAACCAACTTCAAAATATTCACACCCTCAAAACAGCCAAACTAATTGCCTCAAGCCTCAAAATGGGTGGAATTATCGCCAATCTCTCAAAGCAAAAGCTTGGTTCCCTTTGGGATCTTGGAATCTTGCTAGGGATCTTTTTTCAGATTCGCGATGATTTGATTGATACAACCTCATCGCAAGAAAAAGCTGGGAAACCTATAGGACAAGATATTCACAAAAACAACTATGTTAATCTTTTAGGGATTCAGGGTGCAAAAGATGAGCTTGCAGTTTATCTTGAACATATCCATCGATGCATCCAATGCATTCAACACACACAATTTCAAATCAATCTAAATACACTCTTAGAAGAATATCTGCAATGGTAA
- a CDS encoding DUF7488 domain-containing protein: MSFSYDFSFCQKYYRDASVPVEQTRAVLIEHEKQKFFVAFFPTPPKNQQILKADPFIGLYILNLPIKDKPSYVLMPIDSKAQTLNMASISSKTIQKGIILQSQQGFLDYARFSGEVPRNGVISNICYQIYGLGTQKDQFIDHKYLSRFLEQDTPYYGDLGIRIYPTDSKNKTLKVQYVDPFFPNVPFLKDDEILSINQKPIKDYNEFEWFVSNLKKDSIAQVTIKRINKKKTETLTFDVVVQPRYGGFLLPDIFFDRIGIKLDNELKVISTDPAKYNLQQGLLKGDIILWINGERIFSYTKQNPKDVQARLREILTQAVSLGKLEVLISRDGFQFTINLINGIQNDYIKARYNPFGF; the protein is encoded by the coding sequence TTGAGCTTTTCTTATGATTTTAGCTTTTGTCAAAAATATTATCGCGATGCCTCTGTTCCTGTTGAGCAGACACGCGCTGTTCTAATCGAACATGAAAAACAAAAATTTTTTGTTGCCTTTTTTCCAACTCCTCCCAAAAATCAGCAAATTCTCAAAGCTGATCCCTTTATCGGGCTTTATATTCTCAATCTTCCCATAAAAGATAAACCTAGCTATGTATTAATGCCCATTGATTCCAAAGCACAAACTCTCAATATGGCAAGCATTAGCTCCAAAACAATCCAAAAGGGAATCATCCTTCAATCCCAACAGGGTTTTCTTGATTATGCTCGCTTTAGCGGAGAAGTTCCACGCAATGGCGTTATCTCAAATATCTGTTATCAAATCTATGGGTTGGGCACTCAAAAAGATCAATTTATTGATCATAAATATCTAAGTCGTTTTTTAGAGCAAGATACTCCTTATTATGGAGATCTTGGCATCAGAATCTATCCCACAGATTCTAAAAACAAAACACTTAAGGTTCAATATGTTGATCCCTTCTTTCCCAATGTCCCATTTCTTAAAGATGATGAAATTCTCTCTATCAATCAAAAACCTATTAAAGACTACAATGAATTTGAATGGTTTGTTTCCAATCTCAAAAAAGACTCTATTGCTCAAGTAACCATTAAACGCATCAATAAGAAAAAAACAGAAACGCTCACTTTTGATGTTGTTGTTCAACCCCGATATGGTGGTTTTCTTCTCCCTGATATCTTTTTTGATCGCATTGGCATCAAACTTGACAATGAACTAAAAGTCATCTCTACTGATCCAGCAAAATATAACCTTCAGCAAGGCCTACTCAAGGGAGATATTATCTTATGGATTAATGGGGAAAGGATTTTTAGTTACACCAAACAAAACCCCAAAGATGTCCAAGCGCGATTAAGAGAGATTTTAACACAAGCGGTAAGTCTTGGGAAACTTGAAGTACTGATTTCTCGTGATGGCTTTCAATTTACAATTAATCTCATCAATGGAATACAAAATGATTACATCAAAGCTCGATACAATCCTTTTGGATTTTGA
- a CDS encoding aldehyde dehydrogenase family protein, whose product MVKELVASQKKFFLQNLGTSTQYRKKALLNLQSAIYKYEQEILDALHKDLGKDPTEGYMSEIMRVLQELNHTLKILAHYTKPQTVKTPFTHFMGKSQIYYDPYGVVLIISPWNYPFSLCLSPLIGAIAAGNCVILKPSEYAPHTQAIITKIIQEIFDPSFVCVVCGDGEITQQLLQEKPDYVFFTGSTQVGKIIASACAPNLIPYTLELGGKNPCIIDKSADLALSARRIVWGKFFNAGQTCVAPDFILIHCSIKDKFLKLIQEEINRAFSATPLETIGTIISPTHFQRAIKFLESPHSLGKVYGGQNKNQKIEPTLIDFGSLSHTQALQLPLMQEEIFAPILPIFTYEEIQQCIQFILAFEKPLALYLFSQNKPIQDQILSSLSFGGGCINDCIMHITNPHLPFGGVGNSGIGSYHGKYSIETFCHKKSIYKSPKWELPLRYRPYTHFLGISKLKWLYFLTRYLKL is encoded by the coding sequence ATGGTAAAAGAGCTTGTTGCTTCTCAAAAAAAATTTTTTCTTCAAAATCTAGGCACAAGCACTCAATACAGAAAAAAAGCACTCTTAAATCTCCAATCTGCAATTTACAAATACGAACAAGAAATTTTAGATGCCCTACATAAAGATTTAGGGAAAGATCCCACAGAGGGATATATGAGTGAGATTATGCGAGTTTTACAAGAACTCAACCATACCCTCAAAATACTTGCACATTATACAAAGCCTCAAACAGTTAAGACGCCCTTCACACATTTTATGGGAAAAAGTCAGATTTATTATGATCCATATGGTGTAGTATTGATTATTTCTCCATGGAATTATCCCTTTTCTCTTTGTCTTTCTCCCCTTATTGGAGCAATTGCTGCTGGAAATTGTGTTATTTTAAAGCCCTCAGAATACGCACCCCATACGCAAGCAATCATTACAAAAATCATCCAAGAAATCTTTGATCCATCCTTTGTCTGTGTTGTATGTGGAGATGGGGAAATCACACAACAACTTTTACAAGAAAAGCCTGATTATGTCTTTTTTACAGGAAGCACACAGGTAGGCAAAATCATTGCTTCTGCTTGTGCTCCAAATCTTATTCCCTACACTCTTGAACTGGGTGGGAAAAATCCTTGCATTATTGATAAAAGTGCAGATTTAGCATTAAGTGCAAGAAGAATTGTATGGGGGAAGTTTTTCAATGCTGGACAAACTTGTGTAGCCCCAGATTTTATACTGATTCATTGTTCCATTAAAGACAAATTTCTCAAACTGATTCAAGAAGAAATCAATAGAGCCTTCTCTGCAACTCCGCTTGAAACAATTGGTACCATTATTTCTCCAACGCATTTTCAGCGAGCCATCAAATTTTTAGAATCCCCCCATTCTTTAGGAAAAGTTTATGGAGGTCAAAATAAAAACCAAAAAATTGAACCTACTCTAATTGATTTTGGATCTCTATCTCATACACAAGCCCTTCAGCTTCCCTTGATGCAAGAAGAGATTTTTGCTCCGATTTTACCTATTTTTACCTATGAAGAAATCCAACAATGTATCCAATTTATACTCGCTTTTGAAAAACCTCTTGCACTCTATCTCTTTAGTCAAAATAAGCCAATACAAGATCAGATACTCTCTTCTCTATCTTTTGGGGGAGGATGCATCAATGATTGCATTATGCATATTACAAATCCTCATCTACCCTTTGGAGGAGTTGGGAATAGTGGAATTGGAAGTTATCATGGAAAATACAGCATTGAGACTTTTTGTCATAAAAAATCAATCTACAAATCTCCAAAATGGGAGTTACCCTTGCGATATCGTCCATATACACACTTTTTAGGTATATCAAAATTGAAATGGCTATATTTCTTAACAAGATATTTAAAGCTCTGA
- a CDS encoding aspartate-semialdehyde dehydrogenase, whose protein sequence is MKKYNVAVVGASGAVGEEIFRVLEEEDFPIANLVPLASAKSAGNMVEAFGDEWKILELTHNIFKKEKIEIAFFSAGGSVSAEFAPSAVEAGALVVDNTSHFRMQEGIPLVVPEVNPQKIKQGSGIIANPNCSTIQMVQVLAPLHQEFGIKRVDVSTYQAVSGAGKKGMEELIMQMQKFFAFELEDSEVNAFPHRIALNLIPQIDIFMDNNYTKEEMKMINETHKIMEEDFPISATCVRVPVLRSHSESISIHFNKKVEAKRAREVLEKAENIIVLDELENHIYPMPSIATDTNQTYVGRIRRDLYDECVLHLWCVADQLRVGAATNAVRIAQKWIEGKI, encoded by the coding sequence ATGAAGAAATATAATGTCGCTGTTGTTGGTGCAAGTGGAGCAGTGGGTGAAGAGATCTTTAGGGTACTTGAAGAGGAAGATTTTCCTATTGCAAACCTTGTTCCTCTAGCAAGTGCAAAGAGTGCAGGAAATATGGTAGAGGCCTTTGGAGATGAGTGGAAAATTCTGGAATTGACACATAATATTTTTAAAAAAGAAAAAATAGAGATTGCCTTTTTTTCAGCTGGAGGAAGTGTGAGCGCAGAATTTGCTCCTAGTGCTGTTGAAGCTGGAGCGTTGGTGGTTGATAATACAAGCCATTTTCGTATGCAAGAAGGGATTCCATTGGTTGTGCCTGAAGTGAATCCGCAAAAAATTAAACAGGGTTCAGGGATTATTGCTAACCCAAATTGCTCAACAATCCAAATGGTGCAAGTTTTGGCTCCATTGCATCAAGAGTTTGGAATCAAACGCGTAGATGTTAGCACCTATCAGGCTGTAAGTGGAGCAGGCAAAAAGGGGATGGAAGAGCTCATTATGCAGATGCAAAAATTCTTTGCTTTTGAATTAGAAGATTCTGAAGTGAATGCTTTCCCTCATAGAATCGCACTTAATCTAATCCCTCAAATTGATATTTTTATGGATAATAATTACACAAAAGAAGAGATGAAGATGATTAATGAAACGCACAAGATTATGGAAGAAGATTTTCCAATTAGTGCAACTTGTGTGCGTGTGCCAGTGCTTCGTAGCCATAGCGAATCTATTAGTATTCATTTTAATAAAAAAGTTGAGGCAAAAAGAGCAAGGGAGGTTTTGGAAAAGGCAGAAAATATTATTGTGCTTGATGAATTGGAAAATCACATTTACCCTATGCCCTCTATCGCTACAGATACCAATCAAACCTATGTTGGGCGTATTAGAAGAGATCTTTATGATGAATGTGTATTGCATTTGTGGTGTGTGGCTGATCAATTGCGTGTAGGAGCAGCGACAAATGCAGTTCGCATTGCTCAAAAGTGGATTGAGGGAAAGATATGA
- the hemE gene encoding uroporphyrinogen decarboxylase: protein MIFIDAAFRKETPYTPIWMMRQAGRYLDEYKEVRAKAGSFLDLCQNVELATEVTLQPVDILDVDAAILFSDILVVPYEMGLGLEFLSGEGPKFKDTICNESDLLKLKCGASNRLEYVYDSISLIRSKLAKDKALIGFCGSPWTLATYMIEGEGSKTYTQSKKMLYTHPKLLHTLLQKITQELKAYLVSQIKAGANAVMIFDSWASALELQKYLEFSWNYMKEIARELKQQYPHIPILLFPKGVGAYLDYIDGEFDVFGVDWGTPIELAKQKLGSKYVLQGNLEPARLYNYEEMKSGVDQILAVMGNQAGHIFNLGHGMIPDLPRENAIALVQMVREKTKR from the coding sequence ATGATCTTTATTGATGCAGCTTTTAGAAAAGAAACACCCTATACTCCTATTTGGATGATGCGTCAAGCTGGACGATACCTTGATGAATATAAAGAGGTTAGAGCAAAAGCTGGGAGCTTCTTGGATTTATGTCAGAATGTTGAGCTTGCCACAGAAGTTACTCTTCAGCCTGTTGATATTTTGGATGTGGATGCAGCAATTTTGTTTAGTGATATTTTGGTTGTTCCTTATGAGATGGGATTGGGATTGGAATTCTTATCTGGAGAGGGCCCCAAATTTAAAGACACTATTTGCAATGAAAGTGATCTTTTGAAGCTCAAATGCGGAGCTTCAAATCGCTTAGAATATGTTTATGATAGTATTTCTTTAATACGCTCAAAACTTGCAAAAGACAAGGCTTTGATTGGTTTTTGTGGTTCACCATGGACTTTGGCGACTTATATGATTGAGGGTGAGGGGAGCAAGACTTATACTCAGAGTAAAAAAATGCTTTATACTCATCCAAAGCTTTTGCATACCCTTTTGCAAAAAATTACACAAGAATTAAAGGCCTATCTTGTTTCTCAGATTAAGGCAGGAGCAAATGCTGTGATGATTTTTGATTCTTGGGCAAGTGCCTTAGAGCTTCAAAAATATTTAGAGTTTAGCTGGAATTATATGAAAGAGATTGCTAGAGAGCTTAAGCAGCAATATCCACATATTCCTATCTTACTTTTTCCAAAAGGTGTAGGGGCTTATTTGGACTATATTGATGGAGAATTTGATGTGTTTGGGGTTGATTGGGGTACACCCATAGAGCTTGCAAAGCAAAAACTTGGATCAAAATATGTTTTACAGGGGAATCTTGAGCCTGCAAGATTGTATAACTATGAAGAGATGAAAAGTGGGGTGGATCAAATTTTGGCAGTTATGGGAAATCAAGCGGGCCATATTTTCAATTTGGGGCATGGAATGATTCCAGATCTTCCGCGAGAAAATGCGATTGCTTTGGTGCAAATGGTGAGAGAAAAAACAAAACGCTAA